Proteins found in one Cetobacterium somerae genomic segment:
- a CDS encoding glutathione ABC transporter substrate-binding protein, translating into MIKKIFLLIIGILTLLGCEKKEEKKEEKPLVIVQGSDARTMDPQKAIDTPTVRVYNQIYDGLLKKDKDMNIVPGLAESWEKIDERKTIFNLRKNVKFHNGETLTAKDVKFTLDRMKNQPTVSFLISEIEAVNVIDDYTVEIVTKDGFGPLLSHLSHPGAVILNEKAVTNSSEKYDQNPVGTGPYIFDKWLAGDRIFLKANPDYYLGKTPIESVIIKSIPEGTNRTIALETGEADIVYDVEPVDIDKIKSNESLKFLMEQSLGNAYLGLNTQHKPFDDVRVRQAIAHAINVDDIIEVAYKNTAVPGNSPLSPKIPGYNKDVKNYEYNVEKAKNLLAEAGYPNGFKTSIWISDNTIRKDIATILQDQFKTIGIDATIETLEWGAYIDRTAAGEHDMYILGWITVTGDPDYGLYPVFHSSAHGRPGNRSFYSNATVDKLLDEARVSTDQEKRMANYKEAQRIIQEEIPSVTMVYNNQNVATQKYVENFVLHPTGYFDLYNVEFSNK; encoded by the coding sequence ATGATTAAAAAAATATTTTTATTAATTATTGGGATACTTACTCTTTTAGGATGTGAAAAAAAGGAGGAGAAGAAAGAGGAAAAACCTCTTGTTATAGTTCAAGGGTCAGATGCAAGAACAATGGATCCACAAAAAGCTATTGATACTCCAACGGTAAGAGTTTATAATCAAATTTATGATGGACTGTTAAAAAAAGATAAGGATATGAATATTGTTCCTGGGTTAGCAGAGAGTTGGGAAAAAATTGATGAAAGAAAAACTATTTTTAATTTAAGAAAAAATGTGAAGTTTCATAATGGAGAGACGCTAACAGCGAAAGATGTTAAATTCACATTAGATAGAATGAAAAATCAGCCAACTGTTTCATTTCTTATAAGTGAGATAGAGGCAGTAAATGTTATTGATGATTATACAGTGGAGATAGTAACGAAAGATGGTTTTGGACCACTTCTTAGTCACTTATCCCATCCTGGAGCTGTTATATTAAATGAAAAAGCAGTAACAAATTCTAGTGAAAAATATGACCAAAACCCAGTTGGAACAGGACCATATATTTTTGATAAATGGCTAGCAGGAGATAGAATATTTTTAAAAGCTAACCCTGACTATTATTTGGGAAAAACACCAATAGAAAGTGTTATAATAAAGTCTATTCCAGAAGGAACAAATCGTACAATAGCCTTAGAGACTGGTGAAGCTGATATAGTTTACGATGTTGAACCAGTTGACATAGATAAGATAAAAAGTAATGAGAGTTTAAAGTTTTTAATGGAACAATCTTTAGGAAATGCTTACTTAGGATTAAATACTCAGCATAAACCTTTTGATGACGTAAGAGTAAGACAAGCTATTGCTCATGCTATAAATGTTGATGATATAATAGAGGTTGCATATAAAAATACTGCAGTTCCAGGGAATTCACCATTGAGTCCAAAAATTCCAGGGTATAATAAAGATGTTAAAAATTATGAGTATAATGTAGAAAAAGCTAAAAATCTTTTAGCAGAAGCAGGATACCCAAATGGATTTAAAACTTCTATTTGGATAAGTGATAATACAATTAGAAAAGATATAGCAACAATTTTACAAGACCAATTTAAAACAATTGGAATTGATGCAACTATTGAAACTCTTGAATGGGGAGCGTATATAGATAGAACTGCTGCAGGAGAACACGATATGTATATTTTAGGATGGATAACTGTAACAGGAGATCCTGATTATGGTCTGTACCCAGTATTCCATAGTTCAGCTCATGGAAGACCAGGAAATAGATCTTTCTATTCAAATGCTACTGTGGATAAACTTCTTGATGAAGCAAGAGTTTCAACAGATCAAGAGAAAAGAATGGCTAACTATAAAGAGGCTCAAAGAATAATTCAAGAGGAGATACCATCTGTAACTATGGTTTATAACAATCAAAATGTTGCAACTCAAAAATATGTAGAAAATTTTGTTCTACATCCTACAGGATATTTTGATTTATATAATGTAGAATTTTCTAATAAATAA